The DNA region ccatgttttaaataaaataattatattattttccagtttaatcattatattaatatcatttcatcatattaataaaaaataagggTCAATTCactattagtcactaaattatgggtaagttttcgttttggtcactaaattattcaaaagttttcgttTAAGTCTTTAGATTGTTAAAATCAATGTTATATGACATTCTCCGTTTGCACTACCTATaccaatcgaaagctctcttTCCCCTTTTTTTCTACAGTTCagttttttcatgaattttttttagatataaggaatctacgaatcaaaattcaaacaacttttgtCTTTGATCTCTGGCATGGATTGTcaaatcgacttggatctaaagtatgttcttctactcatttATAGATATTGATCCACTGTACTGATAGTCGAATTgtagcttaaagcttgctagtagaactttaaaaaaaaattcagtgacttaaataaaaacttttgaatagtttagtgacttaaatgaaaactttcaaataatttagtgaccaaattataacttttttaattaagtgaccaaaacgaaaaCTTAACCAGAGTTTAatgactaatggtgtagtttatTCAAAAAAGACGCATTAAACACTAAAAGAGTACATGAGTTACATTATATGCGTTACACTTTTTTATTTGATGAagaaacatttttatttatttattttaatattataagttTAGAGATGCTTGTGTGTTGGGCCAggttcaattaaaattttaggcctatttgtTAGGCACGAGTTcaaaaaatgagcctaaaattttacaCAAACCTGGtctggataaaaatgctaaaatccaGTCTCGACCCACctgtattaatttattatataaattttaaaaaaagatataatacatccaaaatactaaaaacattaaatgttcccaataaattgaaaaaatatatatttttaaatatgtatacttaaatagcactaagataggtgcaactttACAAGCAAattcctctaaaataataacaaaattaacaataaaaagatTTATGcaatagcaatataatagtgaaacAATAGCAAAATAGCAACAAAACAGGAAAAAAagcaataaaatagtaaaaaaataacaatttttttgcATATTCAAGCAGGGCCGGGCTTGGGCCAAAAAAGCCTTACCCAAGACTTGGCCTGTTTTTTAAATGGGCCTTATCTTTTTGCCCAAGCCTATTTTTTGAGCCTATAATTTTTACCTAAACTTTCTTACTTTTTTAGACAAGCCTTCAAGTCGAGTCAAGTCTATATAAATTgcttaataatatttttcattaaaggTTATTGCTTAATAttacaatttattaaattattaaatttatacaaatatatattaatcCTAAAGATATCTAAACACAAAGATAATTCTCAAACTCAACAAACcctttaataaaataacaaaaaagaagtacaagattattttaatatggttTATATAGGTTTTTTGTAATAGAATTTTATGGTTTATTAATGTGTAAATTTTATTGGATTAAGTacgatttaattttttaacaactttatcatatataaaaattcagattctaattaaaaattttaattgtacgGACCAAACAAACCATCCCGATTACGGATTAAAACGTTTTTGccaattatatattatttcaaatatcaaataatgACCCTTTTTGAAACGATACCAAAAACAATATTAAGATGATCCTatctatttattaaattttataattcaatatttttatcgATTttagactaaaattaaaatttaactagtaataataaaataaaataaataaaataaaactcaactAACAATGGACTTGGTCTCTTTGGGTGCGCCCCTCTCCTTATTATTAAAACCTAATTAAGTAGCTGTGGCGCCCCCAATTTTGacgaaaataatgataataatatccAATAGCCCAAAAAATAAGGGTAATATTAAATTGGAGAAAgaaatttttaaagataaatattctaataaaaattaggttattggaattgaataaaaataataaataacttcaaaatttttgagaaaattcaagaatttcATCGCAATGGTGATTTATTGaaattcataataattttatttcatttaatacacCTATTTacactataaaacaaaaaataaaaaatattttatttaatttaatagatatttttaaatagtttaaatcATGCTAGTCGCATTTTACCCTGTTATCGTAattcataaaagaaaattttctttattgaaggatatatatgcatattaaaaaatagtGTATCAAAAAAAGAATTTCAACCatagttataaaaaataataattattatatgttacGTTATTATCATATCTTTAATTATCATCATATAAATTTGGTAGAGTGCGGCCTTCCATCTAACCAAAGATTTCctcattatttataataaaactcAGAACGATCTGGTGAAATCCAAAATAAAGAAACAtgcaattatgaaattttaatagtttttatataCTTGCATGCTGTACATTCCAACTACCCTAATATGCTTAAAAAACCCTTAAATAATTACATCTTGTTTAAGTAAGTCCCTATTTCCTAATGCAAACTTAATTATATGCCTTCTAGAGAAGAGGTCAAACTTAATTTGTTTATACAAAAAGTCAAACTTAAATTTCAATTATCTGCCTTTTTAAATTAAACTTCCATGCTAAACACGGTGATAAGAAAATTGGTATTGTTTAGAGCATTTTGGTTTTCCCTAGGAGTAGACTTTGACAGAGTAAAtggaataataaatataaaacttgtCAAACTTAGTTATAAATAAGTGTAACACATTTCCATACTCACAACCAACTTAAGAACATGAAGGTCCTTCAACTTTCTGTGCTTTCATTCCTTATTGTGATATTGTCATTGAATGGGGCAACTTTAGCTCATCCTTATGGAGATTTCCTTCATTGCCTTTCTCTTCGTATATCAAACTCTTCTACTATTTCTAAAGTTATTTACACCCAAAATAATCCCTCGTATTCATCAGTTTTGAATGCTTCTATTCATAATACTAGGTTCGCTACACCCACCACCCCTAAACCCTATGCCATTATTACACCACTCAAAACATCCCATGTCCAATCAACAATTTATTGTTCCAAAAACCATGGCTTCCAACTTAGGATTCGAAGTGGTGGTCATGATGTTGAGGGTGTTTCTTATGTTTCTCAAGTTCCATTTGTCGTCCTTGATTTGGTCAACTTTCGAGATGTTAAAGTTGACACAAAAAATGAAGTTGCCTGGGTTCAATCTGGTGCAACTACAGGTGAATTATATTATGGGATTGCTTCGAAGACACAGACGCTCGGCTTTCCTGCTGGTATTTGCCACACTATAGGCATTGGTGGGCATTTAAGTGGGGGTGGATTCGGCATATTGGGCCGTAAATATGGTCTTGCTGCTGATCATGTAATTGATGTTAAATTGGTTGATGCTAATGGAAGGGTTCTTCATCGAAAATCCATGGGTGAAGAATTGTTTTGGGCTATCCGAGGAGGTGGAGGAAATACCTTTGGAGTTGTTCTTGCTTGGAAAGTAAAGTTAGTCCCTGTTCCACCTGTTGTAACTGTGTTTACAGTTAACAAGAACTTGGAACAAAATGCAACCAAAATCTTCCATCGATGGCAATACATTGCTCACAAGTTACCCAATGAGTTATTTACGGCTGTTGGGTAATGAAGGTGAATTCCAGTCAAGTAGGGAAGAAAACAGTTCAAGCTGGTTTTAGGGGCATGTTTCTTGGTGGGGTTCATGAGTTGATTCCATTGATCCAACACGAGTTCCAGAGCTAGGACTTGCCAAAGAGAATTGTACCCAAATGAGTTGGGTTCAATCTATTCTTACTTTGGAGGACTTCCAATTCAACCCGTGAATATTTTGCTTAATAGAAGTGCTCTCCAGTATCAAGCCTCAAAGCCAAAACGGACTTCGTCAGGGAACCGATGTCTGAAACTGGAATCGAAGGGTTCATGAACATGTTTCTTGAGGAAGAAGCTGACTTTGCTATAACGATGATAGAGGCTTTCGGAGCAGAATGGATGAAATCCGGGAAAATGAATTACCTTACCCACATAGAGCAGGCATCTTGTTCGAATCCACTTACATTGTCCAATGGACAAATGAAGCAGAAGCGGGAAGGTACATAAGCTGGATCCGAAGACTCTACAGTTATATGGCCAGTTATGCTTCGAAATCTCCGAGAGAAGCATATTATAATTACAAGGATCTAGATCTTGGAACTAACAACATTGTTGGTTACACAAGTTACGAACAAGCTAGCGTTTGGGGTCTTAAATATTTCAAGAATAACTTTAAAAGATTGGTGCAGATAAAGACCAAGGTTGATCCAATGAATTTCTTTAGAAACGAGCAAAGTACCCTCCTCTTTGATCTCCATGAAAGAAGAAAGGTCGTCAGGGTTGAAGATTTGAGTTTTTTTCTTAAACATGAAATAATATTTGGGTGAAAAGTAACACtatattgaaaaataatttgtttCTTTGTCACTATATATGTCATGATGAATAATTTAGTGCACAatgtattaattaaatataaatttgtctTTATTCTAAATAGTTTTGTGCGATGAATGTATTTGAAAGGTCCTGCATTATAGGGATTGAATCACATGGcttgtcattttaattttttatttaataaaattacaataaaaaagaTCTGAATAAGGTAATAGTATGGGTGTACCTCGCATTTCAGACCTTTCAGGCACTTATCGTTACCCTGTCACAACACAGGACTTTAGAACATAATACCCATAGGATGACATCGTGACGAGGAGGTTTTCGATGTCACGACAACGGATGACATCGTGGTGAGATGATTCGGGACACTGTGACATGGCGACGTGTTCCCACATAAATCAGGTTTCTTTTCCCAGTCAAACTCTGGTTATCCTcgaaatattttaataagatattcacACTCATTTCAACATATAAAAGGGTTTTAGTAACCCTAGAATTTCAACATATCTTCATCACATTAAGATTAAGAGAGTTTAACGGAATTTCGTGTTTTAGCTagagaactttttttttttgagattcaaagttttctgTTATGATTATCTCCATCTTGTGCTCTTCGTTATTTCCTTATTAAGTAAAacctactttgcctgtgattttttatcctcttcataGGGGGTTTTCCATGTAAATATTTGTGTGCccaattttctttctctttttgttgCGTATCGATCCACAACAAACTGGTATTAGAGCTTGGCTTGTTTTACACAATCAATTCATTCAGGGATGTCAATGAGATATGATATCGAGAAGTTCAATAGCATCACAAGCTTCAGTTTATGGCAAGTCTGAATAACAATTATTTTGATTCAGTACGGCCTGAAGAAGGTCATTGCAGGGAAAAAGCCCACAAATATGAATCAGTCAGAATGGGATAAGCTTGATAAGAAGACTTTGTCAACAATTCAGTTGTGCCTCACAAATAATGTATTGCAGGAAGTGTTTATAGAGAAAATTGCAACAACCTTATGGAGTAAGTTAAAAACCCTATACATGACAAAGTTTTGGCAAATCGATTGGTGTTGAAACGACACCTCTACACGTTTCGTATAGCCGAAGATGAGTACCTTAAGGGTCACATGAGTCAATTTGTTACTCTCTTGAATAATCTTAAAAACATCGAGGTTAATATAGCTGATGAAGATCAGACTAtgttattattgtgctctttgcCACCTTCGTATAAGTTTTCAAGGAGACCTTGATTTATAGTAAGATAAACTCCGTTCAAGGAAGCGAAGCGAAACTTGTTGACCAAAGGCAGACTTGACAATGAGTTTAGTTCGGATAGCGAGTCAAATGAGCAAGCCTTGGTTTTTGGTTGCAAGAAGCAAGAAAACATCAAAGTTGAGGAATGAGACAAAACATGGGCTACTGCAAGAAGTTAAGTCACATTAAGACAAAGTGTTATAAGTTGTAGAAAATCAAATACTAGTTCATTGTATGCATGACTTTTTAAGATGCATGATTCTGATGGgtacataaatataatatatatatatgacatgcatatatttttacaatcatgaaaaagagaaagaaagaagttAATGAAATTTAAGCAATGCAAGGAAATAATGTTTCAGTTGGTGCCTTAAGCCAAAACACAAGTTTGTTCGAtgatttgaaatccaaaaaaccATGTCTATTTTGTAAACTTCCATACATGAAAAGTTATGACTTTTCAAAAGGCACTTATGTATTATTGGTACAGTATATATAGTTGTTTGGTTGgagttgaattaatttaattcatccaTCCAATTTCTTAGTGAAATTTAGTACAACATTATTCTTTCTTTTAATGATATTCAATTtgatatatgatattaatttatttaataatattatacaacatttgataatttatgacatattttattgtaaaaataaagtttgagatgataataataaaataaatttagttgtTTTTTAGTAACCTTAAGCTAAACGAGTTTTAATATGATGcattttttattctatatatacGTTTGGACGAatgattttgataattaattagtaTATCATATATGTTAATTTTTCTAATCAATGTAAATTGAAAATGCTTATATATAATCATATGTTATGAAATCTTCAGTGAGAATATATACGtgataatataataatgaaaatggcATTAGGTGCATATGGTTTTTTATACATGGCTTGGATATGATCCATAATCTCACGATTCTATAAAATTTGAGATGtagtaaattttgaaattcactTTGGAAgtcatgaataaaaaaatattatgagtATGAAATAACAATATGAATGCTATTTGACCCATTTACGCGATGAACATGATTTTGATCATAGTCAGAAAATAATTGATGCCCATGGTGAATAAATGATGATTATATAGTTAATTGGACAATTGATGGTCTTTTAATATGACTGTATATGTTACACCCTTGTATATATAAGGTGTGTTGAGAAAAATAATGTTATTTGacatgaatgaaaaaaattaaattcatgtaCTGATTTTGAAAATAAGCTATGACAAATAGCAAATATATTGTCCAGTTTCACCAAGAGATTTAAGGCCTCTTTACAACAATTTACTTGGTGAAAAATACATGATTTATGGTTTCATATATTTGATTATTGTGAAATTAATTTCTTGAATATNNNNNNNNNNNNNNNNNNNNNNNNNNNNNNNNNNNNNNNNNNNNNNNNNNNNNNNNNNNNNNNNNNNNNNNNNNNNNNNNNNNNNNNNNNNNNNNNNNNNNNNNNNNNNNNNNNNNNNNNNNNNNNNNNNNNNNNNNNNNNNNNNNNNNNNNNNNNNNNNNNNNNNNNNNNNNNNNNNNNNNNNNNNNNNNNNNNNNNNNNNNNNNNNNNNNNNNNNNNNNNNNNNNNNNNNNNNNNNNNNNNNNNNNNNNNNNNNNNNNNNNNNNNNNNNNNNNNNNNNNNNNNNNNNNNNNNNNNNNNNNNNNNNNNNNNNNNNNNNNNNNNNNNNNNNNNNNNNNNNNNNNNNNNNNNNNNNNNNNNNNNNNNNNNNNNNNNNNNNNNNNNNNNNNNNNNNNNNNNNNNNNNNNNNNNNNNNNNNNNNNNNNNNNNNNNNNNNNNNNNNNNNNNNNNNNNNNNNNNNNNNNNNNNNNNNNNNNNNNNNNNNNNNNNNNNNNNNNNNNCACCTCCTCCCGCTTTTACTGAGTatctgtatatgtcatgcatgacgttatcatgatatgcacatgtttgtcttaaatgcctttatgcctatatgattatgttatgagctttaggcatgtttgtcgtatgtccttCTTCTTCATGATTTTTGTGACTATATTCATTACTTcggctcttgactttctctttaggccctTGTACCCGTCCTCAAGTTTCACGAAACAATCTGCGTTTCTCAATTATCGCTCTCTTGCCCCTGGTTGAAATTCgtccttgctttgaggctcttgtacttatcgaGTTCTTATCTAGGTAATgattaacatttcttttgtttagagtatgtcatttcactatttatcatgaaaataaacgacataatgagatgcatgaaaatggtcaggtagggacaaagggatacctcacatttatttatttcaaatgtagcaaacaaagaaatttAACCAGTGATAGTAAAAGAGTGTCATAAAGAAAAGGGATTGCATTCAAcgaatacaaatgctctagatattcaatgcatgaactcttccacattcctcaatcaagaatctttttgaacatggcttcttgcgtagaagatttcgagcttttagaaatgcttcaaatactgtagtctcactattcGACCCAGCGTTCAAAATGCCTTGCTTTTTAAACTAGTGcttgcttcattagaatgccctttcgggttttaatcttttgtgttaatcaagacgcccttttcgggttttcaccttgaattttttttgagaccttttttcgggttttcatcttgattttttttaggcataatatttcttcacagcatctgagttcactggattcggtaactctttcccatccatctctGTAAGAATCAAAGAGCtcccgagaatgccttctttacgacgtatggtccttcccaattcggTGTCCATTTCCCTCGCAGGTCtctttgtattgggagaatctttctcaacacgagttctccttcgtggaattctcttggccgtaccttTCTTATCATGAgtcgcgatcattctcttctggtacatctgtccatgacaaattgcctttagacgtttttcttcgatgaggtttaactggtcgTATCGAGCaaacccattctgcttcctctaattttgactccattaagactcgtagagggaatctcaacttcgatagataacacagcttccattccatagactagagagaagggttgcccccgtagatgtccgcacagatgtgcgatatgcatacaaagcaaatggtagcttctcgtgccagtctttatatgtctcggtcattttcccaatgatcttcttaatgttcttgttcaccgcttcaacagctccgttcatctttgggcgatagggcgaggagttatgatgctttacttgaaattgctcacacacttttcatcatcttgttattcagattcaaggcgttatctgaaatgatt from Gossypium hirsutum isolate 1008001.06 chromosome A04, Gossypium_hirsutum_v2.1, whole genome shotgun sequence includes:
- the LOC121228277 gene encoding berberine bridge enzyme-like 18, giving the protein MKVLQLSVLSFLIVILSLNGATLAHPYGDFLHCLSLRISNSSTISKVIYTQNNPSYSSVLNASIHNTRFATPTTPKPYAIITPLKTSHVQSTIYCSKNHGFQLRIRSGGHDVEGVSYVSQVPFVVLDLVNFRDVKVDTKNEVAWVQSGATTGELYYGIASKTQTLGFPAGICHTIGIGGHLSGGGFGILGRKYGLAADHVIDVKLVDANGRVLHRKSMGEELFWAIRGGGGNTFGVVLAWKVKLVPVPPVVTVFTVNKNLEQNATKIFHRWQYIAHKLPNELFTAVG